Proteins co-encoded in one Halorussus vallis genomic window:
- a CDS encoding small ribosomal subunit Rsm22 family protein — MNADQRAGVVENAKYLRNVRPIDPEEVSEYVEGTPHPAVVRQVLREEAVSLGLVERDDGTFEPAEDELIRPTFRGVEAFPVEYGRRLEDLLVGRFGPNWHRGESGDDLRETIRRLKADYFENNPVEYDATAALGYAIYHLPDNYAAVQYVLDELGEKGLLDRRLRILDVGAGVGGPALGVHDYLPDDCLVEYDAVEPSAAADAFERLLADSKPNFHWSLTRETAEAFDPAAAGSNASGLEDDESEADESNAPEGDSTDAAASGEYDLILFANVLNELDDPEAVVLDYIDALADDGALVAVEPADRETSIGLRAVERAVADDRGAATVYSPTLRLWPGERPTDRGWSFDVKPDIDVPAFQRKLDEAAGAGGEFVNVDVQYSHSILRPDGKRRIEFVPDEEHLAKLADSERHVTKRIDLVAVKLSHSLSGEGANPLFKVGDGSESVDHFAVLTKETSLNRDLASADYGDLLHFEGGLLLWNDDEEAYNLVVDEETVVDRIPA; from the coding sequence ATGAACGCCGACCAGCGGGCGGGCGTCGTCGAGAACGCGAAGTACCTGCGGAACGTCCGGCCGATAGACCCCGAGGAGGTCAGCGAGTACGTCGAGGGGACGCCCCACCCCGCAGTGGTCCGGCAGGTCCTCCGGGAGGAGGCGGTTTCGCTCGGCCTCGTCGAACGCGACGACGGCACCTTCGAACCGGCCGAGGACGAACTGATACGCCCGACGTTCCGGGGCGTCGAGGCGTTCCCGGTCGAGTACGGCCGCCGACTCGAAGACCTGCTGGTCGGGCGCTTCGGCCCGAACTGGCACCGCGGCGAGTCGGGCGACGACCTCCGGGAGACGATTCGGCGACTCAAGGCCGACTACTTCGAGAACAACCCCGTGGAGTACGACGCGACCGCCGCGCTCGGCTACGCCATCTACCACCTGCCGGACAACTACGCCGCGGTCCAGTACGTCCTCGACGAACTCGGCGAGAAGGGACTGCTCGACCGCCGACTCCGGATTCTGGACGTGGGCGCCGGCGTCGGCGGCCCCGCGCTGGGCGTCCACGACTACCTGCCCGACGACTGTCTGGTGGAGTACGACGCGGTCGAACCGAGCGCCGCGGCCGACGCGTTCGAGCGACTGCTCGCCGACTCGAAGCCCAACTTCCACTGGTCGCTGACCCGCGAGACGGCCGAGGCGTTCGACCCGGCGGCCGCCGGGTCGAACGCCTCGGGGTTGGAGGACGACGAGTCGGAGGCCGACGAGTCGAACGCCCCGGAGGGTGATTCGACGGACGCCGCGGCGTCCGGCGAGTACGACTTGATTCTGTTCGCCAACGTGCTCAACGAACTCGACGACCCCGAAGCGGTCGTCCTCGACTACATCGACGCGCTGGCCGACGACGGCGCGTTGGTCGCGGTCGAACCCGCCGACCGCGAAACCAGCATCGGCCTCCGGGCGGTCGAACGGGCGGTCGCCGACGACCGGGGCGCGGCGACCGTCTACTCGCCGACGCTCCGACTCTGGCCCGGCGAGCGCCCGACCGACCGCGGGTGGTCGTTCGACGTGAAACCCGACATCGACGTGCCCGCCTTCCAGCGCAAACTGGACGAGGCGGCGGGCGCGGGCGGCGAGTTCGTCAACGTCGACGTCCAGTACTCCCACTCGATTCTGCGCCCCGACGGAAAGCGCCGAATCGAGTTCGTCCCCGACGAGGAACACCTGGCGAAGTTGGCCGACTCCGAGCGCCACGTCACCAAGCGCATCGACCTGGTCGCGGTCAAACTCAGCCACTCGCTGTCGGGCGAGGGTGCCAACCCGCTGTTCAAGGTCGGCGACGGGAGCGAGTCGGTCGACCACTTCGCGGTGCTGACCAAGGAGACGTCGCTCAACCGGGACCTCGCGAGCGCCGACTACGGCGACCTCCTCCACTTCGAGGGTGGCCTGCTACTCTGGAACGACGACGAGGAGGCCTACAACCTCGTCGTCGACGAAGAAACCGTCGTGGACCGGATTCCGGCCTGA
- a CDS encoding carboxylate--amine ligase: MAESFRSFAGLRDALADADFDRPPAIVCNAHVTGLSVARALKARDVPVIAVDRNGRGVAPYSDAVDFAGRVTYPLDDEDGFREDVEALAAETGHEPVAFGCMDEWVHAFSRTEPEGVRLPFADRAVVNRVLDKESLYDVAERLGVPYPETYRIAETDPAETGGESGPVDGGRDSVPAAEAADRLGFPFVVKPALKRKFEEAVGTNVVEVADEAEFEDVVADAVDAGIRVMAQEKVPVARGEDCSLASYVPESGDPVSFVGNAEVRYPLGYGTSCVVRRADAPEVEENALAVLEETGYHGISESEFVYDADREEYVLLDVNTRPWKWISLPVRAGTNLPLAAYSDAVDESYEPDEIRDATWVYLADYLKALQNPDFADVLGRDDWLSLASGDFEAREDFTTGVYRPSDPAPAYRLLENEVGTRDYYCSC, translated from the coding sequence ATGGCAGAGAGTTTTCGCTCGTTCGCGGGCCTGCGCGACGCGCTCGCGGACGCCGACTTCGACCGGCCGCCGGCCATCGTCTGCAACGCCCACGTCACCGGCTTGAGCGTGGCACGCGCGCTGAAAGCCCGCGACGTGCCCGTCATCGCCGTCGACCGGAACGGTCGCGGGGTCGCGCCCTACTCCGACGCCGTCGACTTCGCCGGACGAGTCACCTACCCCCTCGACGACGAGGACGGGTTCCGCGAGGACGTCGAGGCGCTCGCGGCCGAGACGGGCCACGAACCGGTCGCGTTCGGGTGCATGGACGAGTGGGTCCACGCCTTCTCGCGGACGGAACCCGAGGGCGTCCGACTGCCCTTCGCCGACCGCGCGGTCGTGAACCGGGTGCTCGACAAGGAGTCGCTGTACGACGTCGCCGAGCGACTGGGCGTCCCGTACCCCGAGACGTACCGCATCGCCGAAACCGACCCGGCCGAAACCGGCGGCGAGTCGGGACCGGTCGACGGGGGCCGGGATAGCGTCCCGGCCGCCGAGGCCGCCGACCGCCTCGGCTTCCCGTTCGTGGTCAAACCCGCGCTCAAGCGCAAGTTCGAGGAAGCCGTGGGAACCAACGTCGTCGAGGTCGCCGACGAGGCAGAGTTCGAGGACGTGGTGGCCGACGCCGTCGACGCGGGTATCCGGGTGATGGCCCAGGAGAAGGTGCCGGTCGCGCGCGGCGAGGACTGCTCGCTGGCCTCCTACGTCCCCGAGTCGGGCGACCCCGTGAGCTTCGTCGGCAACGCCGAGGTCCGGTATCCGCTGGGCTACGGCACCTCCTGCGTGGTCCGGCGGGCCGACGCGCCCGAGGTCGAGGAGAACGCGCTGGCGGTGCTGGAGGAGACGGGCTACCACGGCATCAGCGAGTCGGAGTTCGTCTACGATGCCGACCGCGAGGAGTACGTCCTGCTGGACGTGAACACCCGGCCGTGGAAGTGGATCTCCTTGCCCGTGCGGGCGGGCACGAACCTCCCGCTGGCGGCGTACTCCGACGCCGTGGACGAGTCATACGAACCCGACGAGATTCGGGACGCGACGTGGGTCTACCTCGCCGACTACCTGAAGGCGCTCCAGAACCCGGACTTCGCCGACGTGCTCGGACGGGACGACTGGCTCTCGCTCGCGTCCGGCGACTTCGAGGCGCGCGAGGACTTCACGACCGGCGTCTACCGGCCCTCGGACCCCGCGCCGGCGTACCGCCTGCTGGAGAACGAGGTCGGGACGCGGGACTACTACTGCTCCTGCTAG
- a CDS encoding class I SAM-dependent methyltransferase, translated as MNASEDDASKDDALRGSPAGDSASRPSMSPDRLRAVYDDLAPRFERFDRVNRLLTDRYRRRVLAGAEGRVLDVACGTGENFPYLPADVDVVGVDISPGMLASAAERAAELGIDADLREMDAASLSFPDASFDTVVSSLSTCTFPDPEAALREMSRVCAPGGRILLFEHGRSTVGPVARFQDWRADAHFAAAGCRWNQEPLDVVAAAGLDVRESWDGFLGIFTGIEAAPSDA; from the coding sequence ATGAACGCCTCCGAGGACGATGCTTCGAAAGACGACGCCCTGCGGGGGTCGCCCGCGGGCGACTCCGCTTCGCGCCCCTCGATGTCGCCCGACCGCTTGCGTGCGGTGTACGACGACCTCGCGCCGCGGTTCGAGCGATTCGACCGGGTGAACCGCCTGCTAACCGACCGCTACCGCAGGCGGGTCCTCGCCGGGGCCGAGGGTCGCGTGCTCGACGTCGCGTGCGGGACGGGCGAGAACTTCCCGTACCTCCCGGCTGATGTCGACGTCGTCGGCGTCGACATCAGCCCCGGGATGTTGGCGAGCGCGGCCGAGCGGGCCGCCGAACTCGGCATCGACGCCGATCTCCGGGAGATGGACGCCGCGTCGCTGTCGTTCCCCGACGCGAGCTTCGACACCGTCGTCTCGTCGCTGTCGACGTGCACGTTCCCCGACCCCGAGGCGGCGCTCCGGGAGATGAGCCGGGTCTGCGCCCCCGGCGGTCGAATCCTGCTGTTCGAACACGGGCGGAGCACCGTCGGTCCCGTCGCGCGGTTCCAGGACTGGCGGGCCGACGCCCACTTCGCCGCGGCCGGGTGTCGCTGGAACCAGGAACCGCTCGACGTGGTCGCGGCGGCCGGACTGGACGTCCGCGAGTCCTGGGACGGATTCCTCGGCATCTTCACCGGCATCGAGGCCGCTCCGTCGGACGCGTGA
- a CDS encoding LLM class flavin-dependent oxidoreductase, producing MSSDYVHLNLFTMNSVEHVTAGNWRTPGDQSDRYTDADYWREVARTAERGGFDAVFFADVRGVYDVYGGDREVAIENAIQTPSNDPAYLVPAMAAETEHLGFAVTKSTSYNHPYQLAREFSTLDHLTDGRVAFNIVTSYLESAARNLGLAERMEHDERYDRADEFVEVCYRLWEDSWDDDAVVVDRERGVYTDPEKVHSVDFEGEYFDVPGPHGSEPSPQRTPVLYQAGSSDRSREFAAANAEAVFVSQPTERGVRDYVADLRERAESKGRDPNELKFFPGIVPVVGETEAIAREKYEAYAENVDYEATLALLAGFTDIDFSELEPDQKVEHIETEAIQGVINAFTKNDPDREWTVREVAEFAGLGTTSPVVVGDPEQVADELQRWFEDVGVDGFNVKEIVRPGTLRDFVDMVVPVLRERGLVREGYEGDTLRENLFEEEGRTRLADDHPARN from the coding sequence ATGAGCAGCGATTACGTCCACCTCAACCTCTTCACGATGAACTCCGTCGAGCACGTCACGGCGGGCAACTGGCGGACGCCGGGTGACCAGTCGGACCGGTACACCGACGCCGACTACTGGCGGGAGGTCGCCCGGACCGCCGAGCGCGGAGGCTTCGACGCGGTGTTCTTCGCCGACGTTCGCGGGGTCTACGACGTCTACGGGGGCGACCGAGAGGTCGCCATCGAGAACGCCATCCAGACGCCGTCGAACGACCCGGCCTACCTCGTGCCCGCGATGGCCGCGGAGACGGAGCATCTGGGCTTCGCGGTGACCAAATCGACCTCCTACAACCATCCGTACCAGCTCGCCCGGGAGTTCTCGACGCTCGACCACCTGACTGACGGCCGCGTGGCGTTCAACATCGTCACCTCCTACCTGGAGAGCGCCGCGCGGAACCTGGGCCTCGCCGAGCGGATGGAACACGACGAGCGCTACGACCGGGCCGACGAGTTCGTGGAGGTCTGCTACCGGCTCTGGGAGGATAGCTGGGACGACGACGCGGTGGTGGTCGACCGCGAGCGCGGCGTCTACACCGACCCCGAGAAAGTTCACTCGGTGGACTTCGAGGGCGAGTACTTCGACGTGCCCGGACCCCACGGCTCCGAACCCTCGCCCCAGCGGACCCCGGTGCTCTACCAGGCCGGGTCGTCGGACCGCAGCCGGGAGTTCGCCGCCGCGAACGCCGAGGCGGTGTTCGTCAGCCAGCCGACCGAGCGGGGCGTCCGGGACTACGTGGCCGACCTGCGCGAGCGCGCCGAGTCGAAGGGCCGGGACCCGAACGAACTCAAGTTCTTCCCGGGCATCGTCCCCGTCGTGGGCGAAACCGAGGCGATAGCCCGGGAGAAGTACGAGGCCTACGCCGAGAACGTCGACTACGAGGCGACGCTCGCGCTGCTCGCCGGGTTCACCGACATCGACTTCTCGGAGTTGGAGCCCGACCAGAAGGTCGAGCACATCGAGACGGAGGCCATCCAGGGCGTCATCAACGCCTTCACAAAGAACGACCCCGACCGCGAGTGGACGGTCCGGGAGGTCGCTGAGTTCGCGGGCCTGGGCACCACGTCGCCGGTCGTCGTCGGCGACCCCGAACAGGTCGCAGACGAACTCCAGCGCTGGTTCGAGGACGTCGGCGTCGACGGCTTCAACGTCAAGGAGATCGTGCGACCGGGCACCCTCCGGGACTTCGTGGACATGGTCGTGCCCGTCCTCCGCGAGCGCGGACTGGTGCGCGAGGGCTACGAGGGCGACACTCTGCGCGAGAACCTCTTCGAAGAGGAGGGCCGGACCCGACTCGCCGACGACCACCCGGCGCGGAACTGA
- a CDS encoding serpin family protein, with protein sequence MDRRHLLSALAGIGASTAGCLAPGATVGPVPAPANVPETDVPENVNAPTDGYVAGNADFGFALLERLADDAPSENRFVSPYSLGVALAMTYAGARGQTRTNVAETLRFRPTGEDLHRSVAALRSALPLDEAGESDARTTARSGNRRGGVPLRFAGANALWGQVDYPFGEDFLKTLKRYYGAGLGRVNFEREPDAARRAINGWVAERTRGKVPELFGEDTIDRRTRLVLANAVYFRANWADAFDEANTERKPFTTLDGATDAVATMHQKAEFPFAEVEGVKVLELPYAGENADMALLLPPRDRFREFERGFDAERLSKLLGATEATEVKVRLPRFEFRSSLELSRRLEAMGMTTAFTPSADFGGMAEGSAGESLQLGSVAHEAYVKVDERGTEAAAATGVEVTAVSYTPARATFAADRPFLFVIRHRPTGAPLFLGRVADPAAD encoded by the coding sequence ATGGACCGCCGCCACCTGCTCTCCGCGCTCGCCGGCATCGGTGCCTCCACCGCCGGTTGCCTCGCGCCGGGGGCGACCGTCGGACCCGTACCGGCACCCGCGAACGTTCCCGAGACGGACGTTCCCGAGAACGTGAACGCGCCGACCGACGGATACGTCGCCGGAAACGCCGACTTCGGCTTCGCGCTGCTCGAACGACTCGCCGACGACGCGCCGAGCGAGAACCGATTCGTCTCCCCGTACAGCCTGGGCGTCGCGCTCGCCATGACGTACGCCGGTGCCCGGGGACAGACCCGGACGAACGTGGCCGAGACGCTGCGTTTCCGTCCGACCGGCGAGGACCTCCACCGCTCGGTCGCCGCGCTTCGCTCGGCACTCCCGCTCGACGAGGCGGGCGAGTCCGACGCCAGGACGACCGCACGGAGCGGAAACCGCCGAGGCGGCGTCCCGCTCCGATTCGCCGGCGCGAACGCGCTCTGGGGACAAGTTGACTACCCTTTTGGCGAGGACTTCCTGAAGACGCTGAAGCGGTACTACGGCGCGGGCCTGGGTCGCGTGAACTTCGAGAGGGAACCCGACGCCGCGCGGCGGGCCATCAACGGCTGGGTCGCCGAGCGGACCCGCGGGAAAGTCCCCGAACTGTTCGGGGAGGACACCATCGACCGGCGGACGCGCCTCGTCCTCGCCAACGCGGTGTACTTCCGGGCGAACTGGGCCGACGCCTTCGACGAGGCGAACACCGAACGGAAGCCGTTCACCACCCTCGACGGGGCGACCGATGCGGTGGCGACGATGCACCAGAAGGCCGAGTTCCCGTTCGCCGAGGTCGAGGGCGTGAAGGTTCTCGAACTCCCCTACGCCGGCGAGAACGCCGACATGGCGCTCCTGCTCCCGCCACGCGACCGGTTCCGTGAGTTCGAGCGGGGTTTCGACGCCGAGCGCCTCTCGAAACTGCTCGGTGCGACCGAGGCTACCGAGGTGAAAGTCCGCCTGCCCAGATTCGAGTTCCGGTCGAGCCTCGAGCTGAGCAGGCGACTGGAAGCGATGGGGATGACGACCGCGTTCACGCCGAGCGCCGACTTCGGCGGGATGGCCGAGGGGTCGGCCGGCGAGTCCCTGCAACTCGGGTCGGTCGCCCACGAGGCGTACGTCAAGGTGGACGAGCGGGGAACCGAGGCGGCCGCCGCGACGGGCGTGGAGGTCACCGCCGTGAGTTACACGCCGGCGCGAGCGACGTTCGCCGCCGACCGTCCGTTCCTGTTCGTGATTCGACACCGCCCGACCGGCGCACCGCTGTTCCTCGGTCGGGTCGCGGACCCGGCGGCCGACTGA
- the surE gene encoding 5'/3'-nucleotidase SurE, whose product MSDALEILLTNDDGIDSPGIRALYDALSPVGNVTTVAPADDQSAVGRAMSYEVDVEDHELGYAVHGTPSDCVVAGLAELGPYPDVVVSGCNEGANLGAHILGRSGTVSAAVEAAFFGVPAIAASLHVPQDQWGRDTHVEEYEEVAEAVRYLVERVPDSGVFEQAEYLNVNGPLPSESAVGGAARGGDAAHAAERPPMVVTRPSHVYDMDATRGDDGTVTLHDNTWDQMEEGLPDPEGTDRRAVYEGNISVSPLTAPHTTERHEALDELAERY is encoded by the coding sequence ATGAGCGACGCCCTCGAAATCCTGCTCACGAACGACGACGGGATAGACAGCCCGGGGATTCGCGCCCTCTACGACGCCCTCTCGCCGGTCGGCAACGTCACGACCGTCGCGCCCGCCGACGACCAGAGCGCGGTCGGCCGCGCGATGTCCTACGAGGTCGACGTCGAGGACCACGAACTCGGCTACGCGGTCCACGGCACGCCCTCCGACTGCGTGGTCGCGGGCCTCGCCGAACTCGGCCCGTACCCCGACGTGGTCGTCTCGGGGTGCAACGAGGGCGCGAACCTCGGCGCGCACATCCTCGGGCGCTCGGGGACCGTCAGCGCCGCCGTCGAGGCCGCGTTCTTCGGCGTGCCGGCCATCGCGGCGTCGCTACACGTCCCGCAGGACCAGTGGGGTCGCGACACACACGTCGAGGAGTACGAGGAGGTCGCCGAAGCGGTGCGCTACCTGGTTGAGCGCGTGCCCGACTCGGGCGTCTTCGAGCAGGCGGAGTACCTCAACGTCAACGGACCGCTGCCGAGCGAGAGCGCGGTCGGTGGGGCGGCACGCGGCGGCGATGCGGCGCACGCCGCGGAGCGCCCGCCGATGGTCGTCACCCGGCCGTCGCACGTCTACGACATGGACGCGACCCGCGGCGACGACGGCACGGTCACGCTCCACGACAACACCTGGGACCAGATGGAGGAGGGCCTCCCGGACCCCGAGGGGACCGACCGCCGGGCGGTCTACGAGGGCAACATCAGCGTCTCGCCGCTGACCGCGCCTCACACGACCGAACGCCACGAGGCGCTCGACGAACTGGCCGAGCGGTACTGA